One window of Channa argus isolate prfri chromosome 4, Channa argus male v1.0, whole genome shotgun sequence genomic DNA carries:
- the LOC137126292 gene encoding myosin heavy chain, fast skeletal muscle-like produces MSTDAEMAVYGKAAVYLRKPEKERIEAQNKPFDAKTACYVADVKELYLKATIVKKDGGKVTVKLLENNEERTVKEDDVSPMNPPKFDKIEDMAMMTHLNEASVLYNLKERYAAWMIYTYSGLFCATVNPYKWLPVYDSEVVAAYRGKKRMEAPPHIFSVSDNAYQFMLTDRENQSVLITGESGAGKTVNTKRVIQYFATISVGGEKKKEATSGKMQGSLEDQIIAANPLLEAYGNAKTVRNDNSSRFGKFIRIHFGTTGKLASADIETYLLEKSRVTFQLPDERGYHIFYQMMTNHKPELVEMSLITTNPYDFPMISQGQITVASIDDKVELEATDNAIDILGFSNEEKMSIYKLTGAVIHHGNMKFKQKQREEQAEPDGTEVADKVAYLLGLNSADMLKALCYPRVKVGNEYVTKGQTVPQVSNSVQALAKSIYERMFLWMVIRINQMLDTKQQRNFFIGVLDIAGFEIFDYNSMEQLCINFTNEKLQQFFNHHMFVLEQEEYKKEGIVWEFIDFGMDLAACIELIEKPMGIFSILEEECMFPKATDTSFKNKLYDQHLGKSRAFEKPKPAKGKAEAHFSLVHYAGTVDYNISGWLDKNKDPLNESVVQLYQKSSVKLLSNLYPPAAAEESGGGKKGGKKKGGSMQTVSSQFRENLGKLMTNLRSTHPHFVRCLIPNESKTPGLMENFLVIHQLRCNGVLEGIRICRKGFPSRILYGDFKQRYKVLNASVIPEGQFIDNKKAAEKLLGSIDIDHDQYRFGHTKVFFKAGLLGTLEEMRDEKLASLVTMTQALCRGFVMRKEFVKMMERRQAIYTIQYNIRSFMNVKHWPWMKVYYKVKPLLKSAETEKELANMKENYEKMTQDLAAALAKKKELEEKMVALLQEKNDLQLQVASETENLADAEERCEGLIKSKIQMEAKLKETTERLEDEEEINAELTAKKRKLEDECSELKKDIDDLELTLAKVEKEKHATENKVKNLTEEMASQDESIAKLTKEKKALQEAHQQTLDDLQAEEDKVNTLTKAKTKLEQQVDDLEGSLEQEKKLRMDLERAKRKLEGDLKLAQESIMDLENDKQQSEEKIKKKDFEVSQLLSKIEDEQSLGAQLQKKIKELQARIEELEEEIEAERAARAKVEKQRADLSRELEEISERLEEAGGATAAQIEMNKKREAEFQKLRRDLEESTLQHEATAAALRKKQADSVAELGEQIDNLQRVKQKLEKEKSEYKMEIDDLSSNMEAVAKAKGNLEKMCRTLEDQLSELKTKNDENIRQINDLSTHKARLLTENGEFGRQIEEKEALVSQLTRGKQAFTQQIEELKRQIEEEVKAKNALAHAVQSARHDCDLLREQFEEEQEAKAELQRGMSKANSEVAQWRTKYETDAIQRTEELEEAKKKLAQRLQEAEEQIEAVNSKCASLEKTKQRLQNEVEDLMIDVERANGLAANLDKKQRNFDKVLAEWKQKYEEGQAELEGTQKEARSLSTELFKMKNSYEEALDQLETMKRENKNLQQEISDLTEQIGETGKSIHELEKAKKQVETEKSEIQTALEEAEGTLEHEESKILRVQLELNQIKGEVDRKLAEKDEEIEQIKRNSQRVTDSMQSTLDAEVRSRNDALRIKKKMEGDLNEMEIQLSHANRQAAESQKQLRNVQAQLKDAQLHLDDAVRAQEDLKEQAAMVERRNGLMLAEIEELRAALEQTERGRKIAEQELVDASERVGLLHSQNTSLLNTKKKLETDLVQIQSEVDDTVQEARNAEEKAKKAITDAAMMAEELKKEQDTSAHLERMKKNLEVAVKDLQHRLDEAENLAMKGGKKQLQKLESRVRELEGEVESEQRRGADAVKGVRKYERRVKELTYQTEEDKKNITRLQDLVDKLQLKVKAYKRQSEEAEEQANVHLSKCRKLQHELEEAEERADIAESQVNKLRAKSRDTGKGKESAE; encoded by the exons ATGAGTACGGACGCAGAGATGGCCGTTTACGGCAAGGCTGCGGTTTACCTCCGTAAGCCAGAGAAGGAGAGAATCGAGGCTCAAAATAAACCTTTTGATGCCAAGACTGCCTGCTATGTGGCCGATGTCAAAGAGCTGTACTTGAAGGCAACAATCGTCAAGAAAGATGGTGGCAAAGTCACAGTCAAGCTCTTGGAGAATAATGAG GAGAGAACAGTTAAAGAAGATGATGTCTCTCCAATGAACCCTCCCAAGTTCGACAAAATTGAGGACATGGCCATGATGACCCATCTCAATGAAGCGTCTGTCCTGTATAACCTCAAAGAGCGTTATGCAGCATGGATGATCTAT ACCTACTCTGGATTGTTCTGTGCCACTGTGAACCCCTACAAGTGGCTCCCAGTGTACGACTCTGAAGTCGTAGCTGCCTACAGAGGCAAAAAGAGAATGGAGGCTCCACCCCacatcttctctgtctctgacaATGCTTATCAGTTTATGCTTACTG ATAGGGAGAACCAGTCTGTCCTGATCAC TGGAGAATCTGGTGCTGGAAAGACTGTGAACACCAAGCGTGTCATCCAATACTTTGCAACAATCTCAGTTGGGGgtgaaaagaagaaggaggcaACATCTGGCAAAATGCAG GGGTCACTGGAAGATCAGATTATTGCAGCCAATCCCCTGCTGGAGGCCTATGGTAATGCTAAAACTGTGAGGAATGACAACTCTTCACGTTTT GGTAAATTCATCAGAATTCATTTCGGCACAACAGGCAAACTCGCTAGTGCTGATATTGAGACAT acCTGCTGGAAAAGTCAAGAGTGACATTCCAGCTTCCTGATGAAAGAGGCTACCACATCTTCTACCAGATGATGACAAACCACAAACCTGAGCTGGTTG AAATGTCACTCATCACAACCAACCCCTACGACTTCCCTATGATCAGCCAGGGTCAGATCACTGTGGCCAGTATTGATGACAAAGTTGAGCTGGAGGCCACTGAT AACGCCATTGATATCCTGGGCTTCAGTAATGAAGAGAAGATGAGCATCTACAAACTAACTGGTGCTGTGATCCACCACGGTAACATGAAGTTCAAGCAAAAGCAGCGTGAGGAGCAGGCTGAGCCCGATGGCACAGAGG TTGCTGACAAGGTTGCTTACTTGTTGGGTCTGAACTCTGCTGACATGCTCAAGGCTCTGTGCTATCCCAGAGTGAAGGTCGGAAACGAGTATGTCACCAAGGGACAGACTGTACCTCAG gtGTCGAACTCAGTCCAAGCCCTGGCCAAGTCTATCTATGAGAGGATGTTTTTGTGGATGGTCATCCGTATTAATCAGATGCTGGACACTAAGCAGCAAAGGAATTTCTTCATTGGTGTCCTGGATATTGCTGGTTTTGAAATCTTTGAC TACAACAGCATGGAGCAGCTGTGCATCAACTTCACCAATGAGAAACTGCAACAGTTTTTCAACCATCACATGTTTGTCCTGGAGCAAGAGGAGTACAAGAAGGAGGGTATTGTCTGGGAGTTCATTGACTTTGGCATGGACCTGGCTGCCTGCATTGAGCTGATTGAAAAG CCCATGGGCATCTTCTCCATCCTTGAAGAGGAGTGCATGTTCCCCAAAGCCACTGACACATCCTTCAAGAACAAGCTGTATGACCAGCATCTTGGCAAATCCAGAGCATTTGAGAAGCCAAAGCCTGCCAAGGGCAAGGCTGAGGCTCACTTCTCCCTTGTGCACTACGCTGGTACTGTTGACTACAATATCAGTGGCTGGCTGGACAAGAACAAGGATCCATTGAATGAGTCTGTCGTGCAGCTTTACCAGAAGTCTTCAGTTAAACTGCTGTCTAATCTTTaccctcctgctgctgctgagg AATCTGGTGGTGGTAAGAAGGGAGGCAAGAAGAAGGGTGGTTCTATGCAGACTGTGTCTTCCCAATTCAGG GAGAATTTGGGCAAGCTGATGACCAACTTGAGGAGCACCCATCCTCACTTTGTGCGCTGCCTGATTCCCAATGAGTCTAAGACCCCAG GGCTTATGGAGAACTTCCTGGTCATTCACCAGCTCAGATGTAATGGTGTTCTGGAGGGTATTAGAATCTGCAGGAAAGGTTTTCCCAGCAGAATCCTCTATGGTGATTTCAAACAGAG GTACAAGGTACTTAATGCCAGTGTGATCCCTGAAGGCCAGTTCATTGACAACAAGAAGGCTGCAGAAAAGCTGCTTGGGTCAATTGATATTGATCATGACCAGTATAGATTTGGACACACTAAA gTGTTTTTCAAGGCTGGTCTGCTGGGTACCCTTGAGGAGATGAGAGATGAAAAGCTGGCATCTCTGGTCACCATGACTCAGGCTCTCTGTCGTGGTTTTGTCATGAGAAAAGAGTTTGTGAAGATGATGGAGAGAAGGcaa GCCATTTATACCATCCAGTACAACATCCGCTCATTCATGAATGTGAAACACTGGCCATGGATGAAGGTGTACTACAAGGTCAAACCACTGTTGAAGAGTgctgaaacagagaaagagctTGCCAACATGAAGGAGAACTATGAGAAGATGACTCAAGACTTGGCCGCTGCCCTGGCCAAGAAAAAGGAATTGGAGGAAAAGATGGTGGCCCTTCTGCAGGAGAAGAATGATCTGCAGCTCCAAGTGGCATCT GAAACAGAAAATCTAGCAGATGCTGAAGAGAGATGTGAGGGGCTTATTAAGAGCAAGATTCAGATGGAGGCCAAACTCAAAGAAACAACTGAGAGactggaggatgaagaggaaatCAATGCTGAGCTTACTGCGAAGAAGAGAAAGCTGGAGGATGAATGCTCCGAGCTCAAGAAGGATATAGATGATTTGGAGCTTACCTTGGCCaaagtggaaaaggaaaaacatgccACTGAGAACAAG GTGAAGAACCTGACAGAGGAGATGGCTTCTCAGGATGAGTCCATTGCTAAGCTGACAAAGGAGAAGAAAGCTCTCCAGGAGGCTCATCAGCAGACCCTTGATGACCTGCAGGCTGAGGAAGACAAAGTCAACACTCTGACCAAGGCCAAGACCAAGCTCGAGCAGCAAGTTGATGAT CTTGAGGGTTCTCTGGAGCAAGAGAAGAAGTTGCGCATGGACCTTGAAAGAGCCAAGAGGAAGCTGGAGGGAGACCTGAAACTGGCCCAGGAATCCATTATGGATCTTGAGAATGACAAACAACAATCTgaggagaaaattaaaaa GAAGGACTTTGAAGTTAGTCAACTCCTTAGCAAGATTGAGGATGAGCAGTCATTGGGTGCTCAGCTGCAGAAGAAGATCAAGGAACTTCAG GCTCGTATTGAGGAACTAGAGGAGGAGATTGAGGCTGAGCGTGCTGCCCGTGCCAAGGTTGAGAAGCAAAGGGCTGATCTCTCCAGGGAACTTGAGGAGATCAGTGAAAGGCTGGAGGAGGCCGGTGGTGCAACTGCTGCTCAGATTGAGATGAACAAGAAGCGTGAGGCTGAGTTCCAGAAGCTTCGTCGTGACCTTGAGGAGTCTACACTCCAGCACGAAGCCACCGCTGCTGCTCTTCGTAAGAAGCAGGCTGACAGCGTTGCTGAGTTGGGAGAGCAGATTGACAACCTTCAGCGTGTCAAGCAGAAActtgagaaagaaaagagtgaaTACAAAATGGAGATTGATGACCTCTCCAGCAACATGGAAGCTGTTGCTAAAGCAAAG GGAAATCTTGAAAAGATGTGCCGTACTCTTGAGGACCAACTTAGTGAACTGAAGACCAAGAATGATGAAAACATTCGTCAAATCAACGACTTGTCTACACACAAAGCCCGTCTCCTTACAGAAAATG GTGAGTTCGGTCGTCAAATTGAAGAGAAAGAAGCACTTGTCTCCCAGCTGACCAGAGGCAAACAAGCCTTCACACAGCAGATTGAGGAGCTGAAGAGACAAATTGAAGAGGAGGTTAAG GCCAAGAATGCACTTGCCCATGCAGTGCAATCTGCCCGCCATGACTGTGATCTGCTGAGGGAGCAGTTTGAGGAAGAGCAGGAAGCTAAGGCTGAGCTGCAGCGTGGAATGTCCAAGGCCAACAGTGAGGTGGCTCAGTGGAGAACTAAGTATGAAACTGATGCTATCCAGCGCACCGAGGAGCTTGAGGAAGCAAA GAAAAAGCTGGCCCAACGCCTTCAGGAGGCTGAGGAGCAGATTGAGGCTGTGAACTCCAAGTGTGCTTCCTTGGAGAAAACCAAACAGAGGCTCCAGAATGAGGTGGAGGATCTCATGATTGATGTGGAGAGGGCTAATGGCCTGGCTGCTAACCTGGACAAGAAGCAGAGAAACTTTGACAAG GTCTTGGCAGAGTGGAAACAAAAGTATGAGGAGGGTCAGGCAGAACTTGAGGGAACTCAGAAAGAGGCTCGTTCTCTCAGCACTGAGCTGTTTAAGATGAAGAATTCTTATGAGGAAGCTCTGGATCAGCTGGAGACCATGAAGcgtgaaaataaaaacctgcaaC AGGAGATCTCAGATCTGACTGAACAGATTGGCGAGACTGGCAAGAGCATCCATGAACTGGAGAAGGCCAAGAAGCAGGTGGAGACAGAGAAGTCTGAGATCCAGACAGCTCTTGAAGAGGCTGAG GGAACTCTGGAACATGAAGAGTCTAAAATCCTGCGTGTCCAGTTGGAGCTCAACCAGATTAAGGGTGAAGTGGACAGGAAGCTGGCAGAGAAAGATGAGGAGATAGAACAGATCAAGAGGAACAGCCAGAGGGTGACTGACTCCATGCAGAGCACACTTGATGCTGAGGTCAGGAGCAGGAATGATGCTCTGAGGATCAAGAAGAAGATGGAGGGAGACCTGAATGAGATGGAGATTCAGCTGAGCCATGCCAATCGTCAGGCTGCAGAGTCCCAGAAACAGCTGAGGAATGTGCAGGCACAGCTGAAG GATGCTCAACTGCATCTTGATGATGCTGTTAGAGCCCAGGAAGACCTCAAGGAACAAGCTGCAATGGTGGAGCGTAGGAACGGTCTCATGCTGGCTGAAATTGAGGAACTTAGAGCTGCTCtggaacagacagagagaggccgCAAAATCGCTGAACAGGAGCTGGTGGATGCAAGTGAGCGTGTTGGACTTCTGCACTCTCAG AACACAAGTCTTCTGAACACTAAGAAGAAGCTTGAAACAGACCTGGTTCAGATCCAGAGTGAAGTGGATGACACTGTTCAAGAAGCAAGAAATGCAGAGGAGAAGGCCAAGAAGGCCATCACTGAT GCTGCTATGATGGctgaggagctgaagaaggagCAGGACACAAGTGCTCACCTggagaggatgaagaagaacCTGGAGGTTGCTGTTAAGGACCTGCAGCACCGCCTGGATGAGGCTGAGAATCTGGCCATGAAGGGTGGCAAGAAGCAGCTCCAGAAACTGGAGTCTAGG GTGCGTGAATTGGAGGGAGAAGTTGAGTCTGAGCAGAGACGTGGAGCAGATGCTGTTAAGGGTGTGCGCAAATATGAGAGGAGGGTGAAGGAGCTCACCTATCAG ACTGAAGAGGACAAGAAAAACATCACCAGGCTCCAGGATCTGGTTGACAAGTTGCAGCTTAAGGTGAAGGCCTACAAGAGGCAGTCTGAGGAAGCG GAGGAGCAGGCCAATGTCCATCTGTCCAAGTGCAGGAAGCTCCAGCATGAGctggaggaggctgaggagCGTGCTGACATTGCAGAGTCCCAGGTCAACAAGCTGAGAGCCAAGAGCCGGGATACTGGCAAG gGAAAAGAGTCAGCTGAGTAA